A single region of the Lotus japonicus ecotype B-129 chromosome 4, LjGifu_v1.2 genome encodes:
- the LOC130713209 gene encoding uncharacterized protein LOC130713209, translating to MATNKQKKSLLSRLRTAVNKVRLILSSTILSHTWNAVTMFRRDSLIKRRVSFNDRPGFMLCSEETDSAGSVSPSPPCLQRTLSSPCASSDDDIDRRAELFIANFRRQLQLERQISLQLRYCREQSF from the coding sequence ATGGCCACCAACAAGCAGAAGAAGTCTCTGTTGAGCCGCCTACGGACGGCGGTGAACAAGGTGAGGCTCATACTAAGCTCCACCATACTCAGCCATACATGGAATGCGGTCACCATGTTCCGCCGTGACTCTCTAATCAAACGCCGCGTCAGTTTCAATGATCGCCCCGGGTTTATGCTCTGTTCTGAGGAAACAGATTCAGCGGGTTCGGTTTCTCCTTCGCCGCCTTGTCTTCAGAGAACGTTAAGCTCTCCTTGTGCTTCTTCAGATGATGATATTGATCGGAGAGCAGAGTTGTTTATAGCGAATTTTAGAAGACAGCTTCAGTTGGAGAGGCAAATCTCGTTGCAGCTACGTTACTGCAGGGAACAAAGTTTCTGA
- the LOC130714206 gene encoding uncharacterized protein LOC130714206, whose amino-acid sequence MAVKPSKPKRGRFVLSCFILIFFLCVLASINEVRFDGFLQFGRCTLLNNSRSATTTTSQDTRILIGILTLPDQYLRRHFLRLVYGTQNPEGAKVDVKFVFCNLTKEDQKVIISLEIMQYNDIIILNCTENMNKGKTSAFFTSLPEIFNETKNSPYPPYHYVMKADDDTYVRLNSLVQSLKTLPKEDLYYGFVIPCGSMDPFKHYMSGMGFLVSWDIVEWISGSDIPKKHVEGPEDKVFGDWMRWAKRGMNRYNAKWSMYNYPDPPSVCSHELWPDTIAVHLLKNQEKWVKTLSFFNHTAPLKESKMYHIH is encoded by the coding sequence ATGGCGGTGAAGCCCTCAAAGCCAAAACGTGGACGCTTCGTGCTCTCTTGTTTCATATTAATCTTCTTCCTCTGCGTCTTAGCTTCCATTAACGAAGTCCGCTTCGACGGCTTCTTACAATTCGGCCGCTGCACTCTCCTAAACAACTCCCgttccgccaccaccaccacctcacaAGACACCCGAATCCTCATCGGCATCCTCACCCTCCCGGACCAGTACCTCCGCCGCCACTTCCTCCGCCTAGTCTACGGAACACAGAATCCAGAAGGCGCCAAAGTGGACGTGAAGTTCGTGTTCTGCAACCTCACCAAGGAGGATCAGAAAGTCATCATTTCATTGGAGATCATGCAGTACAacgacatcatcatcctcaactgCACAGAGAACATGAACAAGGGTAAAACCTCAGCATTCTTCACCAGCCTCCCCGAGATTTTCAATGAAACAAAGAACTCGCCTTACCCTCCTTACCACTATGTGATGAAAGCAGATGATGACACCTATGTTAGGCTCAACAGTTTAGTTCAATCCTTGAAAACGTTGCCTAAGGAGGATTTATATTATGGATTCGTGATACCCTGTGGAAGCATGGACCCTTTCAAGCATTACATGTCTGGGATGGGGTTTTTGGTGTCTTGGGATATTGTGGAATGGATCAGTGGCTCTGATATTCCTAAGAAACATGTAGAGGGACCAGAGGATAAGGTTTTTGGAGATTGGATGAGATGGGCTAAAAGAGGAATGAACAGGTATAATGCTAAGTGGTCTATGTATAATTATCCTGATCCACCTTCAGTTTGTAGCCATGAGCTTTGGCCTGATACAATTGCTGTTCATTTGTTGAAGAATCAAGAAAAGTGGGTTAAGACTCTTAGTTTTTTCAACCACACTGCTCCTTTGAAGGAATCTAAGATGTACCATATACATTAA